AACAGGGAGAAACTGTTCTTCTTGTTGCGGTCGAAGAAGACCTCGACGGTATCATGGAGCGATGCGCTCCCCAGCGGAAAGGTGGAGACACAGCGCATGCGGAGGCGTGAGGCACTGATCGCCTCGATGCCGGCAGTATAGGAACCGACGAAATTCTTGCCCGTGAATGTCTTGTTGACCGACGACCAGTCCGACGTATCCTGATAGAACTGCGCAAGCCGTGCGTTGGCGCCGGCAAGGGCGACGTTGTGGGACGAGGTCATGGAGGTGTACATCGACATGTTCGTCACTGCCTGCGTGGAGACATTGGCAACGTTCATGGCGATGTAGCCCAGGATGGCCGAGAATCCGATGACGAGAATGAGCCCAGCTTTTCCGCCCATGACCATTACCTCCGGGAATTCTGTGACGCAAGGCGCGTCTGCTGCCAGTAGGAACTCGAATGCAAGGAATTGGTCGGGCCTACGCCGCTCGTCCCGGCCGAATGGACGGCATACGGATTCTGTACTTCAAGAGTGATCTCGACCTCATGGATCTCGGACAATCGGTCCGACGTCACCGGCACGGCAAGCTGCTCGCCCGACATCGCAAGGTAGCGCAGACGGAACGTGGTCACCACGCCAACCTTCAACCCATTCGTGCCATTCACGGTCCTGTAGACGAAGCGGTCGCGCTGATTGTCGGTGTAGTTCAGTTCCGTGGAATCCCCGGAGAAGTACCGCACCGTATCCAGTCCGGCACCATTACGGTCCAGATCGATCAGGAAGGTGATGCTGGAACTGTCGGCCGCGAGCACGGTCCGCTCATTTTCCGGAACGCCGAAGCCCATATTGCGGAATTCGCCCTCGAGGACCTGCACGGTCGTCACCAGGATCTCCTGCACGCTCATATCGCCCGAATAGACCGAGTACGTCTCGGAGGCAATGTCGTTCACCGTCAGGATGTTGATCATGAGCATACTGCCCAGGACGATCGAGAATAACATATCTATTGAGTCCGCCATAGCTTCATCCCGTCAGTCGAAGTGAAAGTAACCCATCACGAACGAGGCCCGCAGTGTGTCCACCGGATCCTGGCTCGCCGGGAACGTGCGGTACGTTTTCATATCCATCCGCTTTGCGAATGTGCGCGAATTCATCACCTTCTCGAGATCGGTCACGTCCACGTAGAAGACCTTGAACTCGGTGCGGTAGCGGCGGTTGGATGTACCCGCTTCCTTGTTGAGGGTGAGGCCATTGAAATCATCAAAGTCGTTGTACTCAGCCAGCGAATCCTCGCCATACTCCGGACCGAGGCATGTCGGTGAGGTGAGGACGTATGCATTGGCGATGGCGACGTGCGACGTATCGGTGATGTTGTCGTACGCCATCCCCTGTGCCATTTCGATATACGACGTGGTCAACGTAGAGAGGAAGATACCATCCTGGCCGCTGCTGATGGCATCACCAGCATTCCCCGTCAGTTCGTAGAAGTTCACGATCACTGACGACAAGAGCATGAACGCCGCGAGCGTCAACAGTGTATTTCCAGATCCCATTGGTGCCTCTTCCCGTTGTCATTGCTTCACGCTGAAGAGGGGCAAAGAGCATGCCGGGAGGAGGGTGGCCAGAAAGGGAAAAAATCAGCCAAATGGGTGGCTAAAAAACGCGGGGAGATTGTAGGAGTTGCAAAGGTTAGGACAAATCGACCGCCTCCACTACTCAAGCATCATGAAGATACCTTCAATGCGCCCCATGGGTGCGGAAAGCTGCACACCGGCGACCGACGAACGGACATACTGGTACGTTTCCCGCGCGATGGCAACACCTTCCAGGAACCCTTCTTCCTTCGTCGTTGTCTTCCGCATCCGGTCCAGGATCTCCGCGGGCACGGAGGCCCCGGGCACCTCATTGTTCATGAATTCGGCATTCCGGTACGAGACCAACGGCCAGATGCCGCAGATCAACGGGATCTTGACGTGCCCGATACGCTTGATGAAATTGTCCAGGATACGCAGGTCGAACACCGGCTGCGTGATCATGTACTCCGCACCCGCCTCGATCTTCCAATCCAGTCGACGCACCTCTTCATCCAGGTTGATCGCGCCGGGGTTCACGCCCACACCAACGCTGAATCCGGTCGGGTCCCCGATCGGATTCCCCGCCAGATCCAGCCCGTGATTCAGCCTCGTGATGATGTTGGTCAACCCGATCGCGTCCACATCGAACACGGCCGTGGCCTGCGGATAATTCCCCAGCTTCGGCGGGTCCCCGGTGATGGCAAGGACATTCCTCAACCCCAGCGCCCAGGCACCGAGCAGATCCGACTGCATCCCGATCACATTCCTGTCGCGACAGGCAAAATGCAGCACCGTCTCGATCCCGACCTCCCGCTGCAGGATGGCGGCAAGCGCAAGGGCCGACATGCGCGCCGAGGCCCGGGGGCCATCCGGGATATTGATCGCATCGATCCCGAAATGATGCAGCTTGCGGGCCCGGTCCACCTGTGCCGATGGCGTTACACCCTTGGGTGACACCAGTTCCACCAGGGTGACGAACTGCTTCTTCACGATCTTGTTGCTGAGGCGTGATTTTTCCTTCTGCGGGACGACCTTCACGGCCTCAGGGGCGACGATCTTCATCTCGACCGTGGGCTTGTCCATCCGCTTGGCCGGTTGCAGTGCCTGCACCGCCCGGCGGATCGCCCGGATATGGTCCGGGTTGGTGCCACAGCAGCCGCCCACGATCGTTGCGCCGGTCTGGATGAACCGCTTCGCATACTCCGCAATGTATTCGGGAGAGGTCATGTAGATGTTGCGGCCACCGACATTCTGCGGGACACCGGCATTCGGCTGCACCGAGATCGGCAGCTTCGTCATCGCCTTCAGGTCTTCCAGCGCATCCAGCATCGCCTTGGGACCGACCGAACAGTTCAACCCGACGATGTCGATCGCACAGTCCGCGGTCTCCCGGATGAAGGACTCCAACGGCGCACCGCTGAGAAGCACCCCGTCATCGTTCACGGTCATCTGGGCCATGAGCGGGATGGTGGGGTTGAGTTCCCGCACGGCCTTGACGGCCTGCAGCAATTCGCTCACCAGGCTGAACGTCTCAAGGACGATCAGGTCCACCCCTCCGTCCAATAACCCCTTGATCTGCTCCTTGAAAATGTCGCGCACCTCACCAAACGACAGCTTCCCGATAGGCTCGATCTGCACCCCGAGCGGACCGATGGATCCCGCAACGTAGGTGGAATCACCCGCAACCTTCCGCGCGATCTCTGCACCCTTCTTGTTGATGTCGTAGACCCTCGTCTCCAGCCCGTGCGGCGCAAGCTTGACGCGATTCGCACCGAACGTATTGGTCTCGATCACATCCGCCCCTGCCTGGATGTAGTCCTTGTGGATCTCCGCAACAAGGTCCGCATTCGTGAGGTTCAGCTCATCGAAGCACGTGTTGATGTACACCCCCTTTTCGTACAGGTAGGTGCCAACACCACCATCGAACACGATCACTTCGTTGTGCAGCCGCTCCCTGAAGGGCTTCATGACAGTCCCATGCTGTGTGAATGTCGTCCTCTGCACCCCATTATACGAACTTTTCTGAACAAATTGACAATTCTTGACTCTCGGGAGGGATTTCCCTATCATTTCCGGCATGGAGAGAGAATATCTTCGCACGCACAGCGTAGTTCTCGGTACGGAGATGGAGATGCTCGTGTTCGGGCACGCAGGAACCCCGGTCCTGGTGTTTCCGACGGCGAAGGGAAGATATTCCGAGTACGAGGACCGCGGCATGATCGGGGCCATCGGTGAACTCCTGCATGACGGGATCGTCCAGGTGTTCTGTGTGGATGGCATCGACACCGAGTCGTGGTACAACCAGGCCCTGTCGCCACGCGAACGGGTCCTCCGCCATGTCGCCTATGAGCGGTATGTCATTGAAGAGATCCTCCCGCTCATTCGTGAACGCAACCCCCTCGAGAAACTCACGGTGACGGGATGTGGGTTCGGCGCCTACCATGCCGTGAACTTCTCGTTGCGCCACCCCGACCTTGTGGATATGTGCATCGCCCTGAGCGGCATCTACAACATCCGGCCGCTGCTCGACGGCCATTTCGACGACGACTGCTACTTCAACAATCCCGTTGAATACCTTCCCCGGCTCACGGATCCCTGGTTCCTCAACCTCTACCGCACGAAGGTCAGGTTCATCATCGCCGCGGGGGAATCGGATATCCATCTCGAATCCAGCCTCCAGCTCTCCCGGCTTCTCGACGCCAAGCACGTGCGCCACTGGCTCGATATCTGGGGGGACCATACGCAACATGATTGGCGCTGGTGGAAGATGATGATCAGAAAATTCCTCGACGAATAAGGAGTCCTTGTGTCTGAAGCACCCCTTGCCACCGAACGGGACCGGTCGAAGATCCCGGCGGCCTATACGTGGGACCTGAGTCCTGTCTATCCCTCCATCGATGCCTGGCGAAGCGCGAAGGATGCCTTCGTTGCCCGCTTCCCGGAGATCGATGCGTTCCGCGGAACCCTCGGGTCATCTGCCGCGCGGCTGCGCGCGTGCCTCGACCTGACCAGCGACATCGGGAAAGATTTCTCGCGTCTCTATACGTTCGTCTCCGCTCAGGCCGACATCGATACAAGAGATTCGGGATTCCTGTCCCTGCAACAGGAGATCGGACAGATCGGGACCGACCTCGGCTCCCGGACGGCATTCATCGAACCCGAGATCCTCTCGCTGGAGAGGGCACTGATCGAACGATTCTTTTCCGAAGAGCCCGGCCTGGCCATCCACCGGATGGCGATCGACGACGTCCTCCGCCGGAAGGAACACACCGGCACCGAGGCCGAAGAACGGATCATTGCTGAAGCCGGACTCATGGCCGAGACGCCGGGTGCCATCTACACCGTCTTCTCGAACGCCGACTTCCCCTTCGCCGATGTCACCCTGGGCGATGGAACAACGGTGAAGTTGGACCGGGCTGCATTCCCGCTGTACCGCACCCTGCCCAGCCGTGAGGACCGCAAGAAGGTGTTTGAAGGATACTTCGGGAAGATGCACGACTACCGCCGCACGATCGGCACGCAGCTGTACAGCGAGGTGAAGAAGAACCTCTTCTATCAGCGGGCACGAAAGTACCCATCGTGCCTCCATAGCGCGCTGCACGGCAACAATATCCCGGTCGACGTCTATCACGCCCTGATCGCCAATGTACGCAGCGCCTTCCCGGTCTTCCATAAGTACCTGGACCTGCGCCGGCGCCTCGTGGGGGTGGAGCACTTGCATTACTACGACCTGTACGCCCATGTCGTCCCTGATGTCACACTGCAGTACTCCTTTGAGGAAGCACAGGACGCCATTCTCGCATCCGTTGCCCCACTCGGTGGCGAGTACCAGAAGGTAGCGGCACGCGCATTCACCGAACGCTGGATGGATGTGTTCCCGAGCGAAGGGAAGATCGGCGGCGGATACTCCAATGGCGCCGTGTACGATGTGCATCCGTACATCCTGCTCAATTACAACGGACGCTATGATGATGTGAGTACCGTGACGCACGAACTCGGGCACACGATGCACAGCTACCTGTCCAACGCGGCCCAGCCGTATGCAACGTCGCGCTATTCGATCTTTGTCGCCGAGGTCGCCTCGACGTTCAATGAAGCGCTCCTGCTGGACCACGTGCTGAAGAATGTCACCGACAGGAACGTGCGGCTGTCGCTGCTCATGGACTATCTGGACGGGATCCGCGCCACGATGTTCCGGCAGACCAAGTTCGCGGAGTTCGAATTGCGCATCCACGAACAGGCAGAGAAGGGCGAGTCGCTCACAGGCGATTCATTGAATGCGCTCTACGGGGAGCTGACGCGGGCATACTACGGGCATGACGCGGGGGTGTGCATCGTGGACCCCTGTGTCGATGCGGAATGGGCAGGGATCCCACACTTCTTTTACAACTTCTATGTGTTCCAGTACGCCACATCGCTCACGGCATCAGCGGCACTGTCCGAGCAGGTCCTCTCGGGCGACAGGGCCGCGACGCGGCGGTACCTGGAACTGCTCTCCGCGGGCGGTTCGGACTACCCCATCGAGCTCCTGCGAAAGGCCGGTGTGGACATGACCACCAGCGACCCGTTCTCGGCCTTGATACGGAAGATGGAGCGGGCGATGCTGGAAGTAGAGAAGCTCGTGTAATTACTTCGGCATCTTCCCAAACACCTTGTTCACGAACCGGTGCACTTTGTGCACCGACCCCACCGGTTCGAGGAACATCAGGATGCACTCGCCGTCCACCACCGAGGCACCGGCCTTGCGCGCTGCGTCTGCCGCAACGGTGGAATTGGAGCCCGGCTGCATCCAGATGTGCTTCATCCCGCGCGCCAGCGCATCCTCAACGACCAGTTTCGTTATGGCGGGCGGGACCACGGTCACGACCGACGCCACACCGGCGGGCAACGACTGCACATCCTTGTAACACTTCTCCCCTTCTACCGTCTCGTGCGATGGATGCACGGGATAGACCGTCAGCCCCTTTTCCTTCATCGTGCGGAAGACCGTATTGCCGAACTTCTTTCGGTCGGCAGAAACTCCGACGACCGCATACGCCGGCGAGTCGAAAAATGCATCAACATCTGCTTTGCTGGACATGATCACCTCTCTGCGCTGGTGTTCGTGCATGGAAAGCATGAAGCGATGTGACTCCGGGGGAGGGGCCCCTGTTCCGCGAAACCGCCGGGGGAAGCGCATTCATCAGACAGGTTTCGTGGAACAGGGGCCCCTCCCCCGGAGCAATGCCTATCATCTGCATCCTGGAACGCACAGGCCGTCCCGGTGTGCGGGACGGCCTTGTGGTGCATCGCAACGCTACCGCAGATCACTTGAAGCGGTTGAGCGCCTTCATGTAGTTGGCGCGCTCGAACGCGGACGGATCGGCCACCGACTTCTGGCTCATGCTCCCCCGCATCTGCTTCACCGACGTGTATTCGTGCTCCAGCAGCCAGCGGTCGAGTTCCTGGAGGATCTCGGCGATGCGGCCGGGCCCGTGCAGAAGGAGCGACGAGCAGAGCTGCGTCACATCCGCACCCGCCATCAGCAGCTTCACGACGTCCTGGGCGCTGTGCACGCCGCTGGTCGCCGCGAGGCTTGCCTTCACACGGCCATACAGCACCGCGACCCAGCGCAGGGGCAGACGGATCGCCTGCGACGTGCTGAGCGTGACGTTCGGGACCACTTCGAGCTGTTCGATGTCGAGATCGGGCTGGTAGAACCGGTTGAACATCACCAGTCCATCCGCACCCGCCGCATCAAGCTGTGCCGCCATGTGCGCCATCGAGCTGAAGAACGGGCTGAGCTTCATCGCCACGGGGATCGTGACGGTGCTCTTGACCGCTTTCAGGACTTCGAGGTAGCGCTGTTCCACGGCCGCGCCGCTCAGCTTCGGGTCCGTCGGGATGTAATACACGTTCAGCTCGAGGGCATCCGCGCCGGCTTCCTGGATCTTCTTTGCATACTGGATCCAGCCGCCGGTGGAAATGCCGTTCAGGCTGCCGATGATGGGGATGTCGACGGCTTCCTTCGCCTTCCGGATGTGCTCGATGTACTCATCGGGACCGAGGTTGTATTCTCCGGTCTCGGGAAAATACGAGAGCGCTTCCGCAAAGCTCTGGGTGCCGTACGAAAGATAGTGGTCGAGTTCCGCTGCTTCGTGGTGGATCTGTTCTTCGAACAGAGAGTACATCACGATCGCTGCCGCGCCGGCATCCTCCATCCGCTTCACCCCGTCGATAGTACGGGAGAGCGGACTGGCGGACGGCACGAGCGGATTCTTCAGCTTCAGGCCGAGATATGAGGTTGAAAGATCCATGGTTCGCTATTCCTGTCAGGTATTGTAATTCACGTAGACTTAGTTCGATCCGGTCTTTGCACCGGTCTCCCACTCCCTGGCGGCTTCTTCGAACCACTTCCAGCGCGCCTTCGCATCCTCATCGGCGATCGCCATGAGACGCTTCGCCTCTTCCGGATTGCTCTTCGTGAGCATCTTGTACCGGGTCTCCATGTACGCGTACTCATCGAACCGCATCTTCGGCGGCTTGGAGTCCAGCTTCAACGGATTCTTCCCTTCCGCCAGCGTCAACGGGTTGAACCTGTACAGCGGCCAGTGTCCGCTTTCCACCGCGGCCTTCTGGTTCACCATACCCCGGCCCATGTCGATGCCGTGCGCGATGCAATGGCTGTACGCGATGATGATCGCGGGGCCCTCATAGGCGTCGGCTTCGAGGAAGGCACGGATGGTCTGGAGATCGTTCTGCCCCATCGCCACCTGGGCAACGTACACACCGCCATAGGTCATCGCGATGCGGCCGAGGTCCTTCTTGGGGAGCGGCTTGCCGCCGGCAGCGAACTTCGCCACCGCGGAGCGCGGGGTCGACTTGGACATCTGACCGCCGGTGTTGGAGTACACTTCGGTGTCCAGCACCAGGATGTTGACGTTCTTCCCGGAGGCCAGCACGTGATCCAATCCGCCGAACCCGATGTCGTATGCCCAGCCGTCACCACCGATGATCCAGATGCTGCGCTTCACCAGCGTGTCGGCAAGCGTCGTCAGGCTCTTCGCTTCCGGCGTGTTGATACCGGCCAGCTTCTGCTTCAACACTGCAACACGGTCGCGCTGCGCCTTGATGCCGGCTTCGTCCGTCTGCTTCGCATCCAGGATACCCTTCGCCAGGTCGTCGCCGACCTGTGCCGCAAGGCCCTGCAGAAGCTCCTGCGCCATCACCTGATGCTTGTCGACCGTCAACCGCATGCCCAGGCCGAATTCCGCGTTGTCTTCGAACAGCGAGTTGGACCACGCCGGTCCGCGCCCGTCCTTGTTCTTCGACCACGGTGTCGTCGGCAGGTTGCCGCCGTAGATCGAGGAGCAGCCCGTGGCGTTCGCCACGATGGTGCGGTCGCCGAAGAGCTGCGACACGAGCTTCACGTACGGCGTTTCGCCGCACCCGGAGCAGGCACCGGAGAACTCGAACAGCGGTTCCAGGAACTGCGCACCCTTCACCGAGTCCACCTTCACCGTTGTACGGTCGGCCTCGGGGAGGTTCAGGAAGAAGTTGAAGTTCGCATGCTCGGTCTCGCGGATCGCCGGCTGCGGGGCCATGTTGATGGCCTTCAGCTTCACTTCACTCTTGTTCTTCGCCGGACACACATCCACGCACAGCTCGCACCCGGTGCAATCTTCCGGTGCAACCTGCACGGTGTACTTCATGCCCTTGTACTCCGGCCCCTTGTAGTCCACGCCCTTGTACGTGGCAGGTGCCTTCGCAAGCAGGGCCGCATCATAGACCTTCGTACGGATCGCTGCGTGCGGACAGACCATCGCGCACTTGTTGCACTGGATGCAGGTGACCGGATCCCACACCGGGATCTCGAGCGCGATGTTGCGCTTCTCCCATTGCGTGGTCCCCGTCGGGAATGTACCGTCCACCGGCATCTTGCTCACCGGCAGGTCGTCGCCGAAACCGGCGATGATCTGTGCCGTGACGCTCTTGATGAATTCCGGCGCGGTGTTGGGAACGACCGGCGGCATCACGATCGTGCTGCTCGCGGTCGCAGGCACCTTCACTTCATGCAGATTGGCGATGGTCGCATCCACGGCCTGGTAGTTCTGCTGGACGATCTGATCGCCCTTCTTCCCGTAGGTCTTCTTGATCGCCTTCTTGATCGCCTCGATCGCCACGTCCTTCGGCAGAACGCCCGAGATGGCGAAGAAGCAGGTCTGCATGATCGTGTTCACGCGGCCACCCATACCGGTCGCCGTGCCGACCTTGTACGCATCGATCACATAGAACTTGATCTTCTTGGAGATCATCTGTTCCTGGATGTGGCGCGGCAGATGCTGCCACACCTCGTCCGGACCGTACATGCTGTTCAGCAGGAACGTGGCGCCCGGCAACGCGGTCTTCAACACGTCGAACTTCTCGAGGAAGAACCACTGGTGGCAGGCGATGAACTTCGCCGTCGTGATCAGATACGTGGAACGGATCGGCCGCGGGCCGAAGCGCAGGTGCGACGTGGTCGTCGAACCGGACTTCTTCGAGTCGTACACGAAGTAGCCCTGCGCGAAGAAGTCGGTGTCCTCGCCGATGATCTTGATGGAGTTCTTGTTCGCACCCACCGTGCCGTCGGCGCCCAGGCCGTAGAACAACCCGCGGAACACATCGTCGGGCTCGGTGGAGAGGTTTGCATCGTACTCGAGACTCGAATGCGTGACGTCGTCGATGATGCCCAGCGTGAAGTGGTTCTTCGGCTTCGGCTTCCCGAGCTCGTCGAACACCGCCTTCACCATGGCCGGCGTGAATTCCTTCGAAGAGAGTCCGTACCGGCCGCCGATGACACGCGGCATGGTCTTCACCGGTGCCGTGCCTTCCATCAGCCCTTCGCTCAACGCACTCAGAACGTCCATGTACAGCGGCTCGCCAAGCGAACCCGGTTCCTTCGTGCGGTCGAGCACGGCGATCGCTTTCACCGTTGCCGGCAATGCGCCGAGGAAGTGCTTCACGGAGAACGGACGGAACAGGTGGACCTTCAAGAGGCCGAGGTTCGCGCCCTTCGCGTTCAGATATTCGATGGCTTCCTGCGCCGTTTCAGCACCGGAGCCCATGATGATGACGACGCGTTCCGCCGTCGGCGATCCGACGTAGTCGAACAGCTTGTACGAGCGGCCAACGACCTTCGCGAATGTGTCCATCGCCTTCTGGACGATGTCCGGGCAGGCGTCGTAGTACGGATTGCAGCTCTCACGCCCCTGGAAGTACACGTCCGGGTTCTGGGCGGTGCCGCGCATCACCGGATTGTCCGGGGTCAGGCCACGGAGCCGGTGCGCATGCACGAGATCGTCGCTGATCAGCGCGCGCAGATCCTCGTCATTGAGCTGCTCGATCTTCTGCACTTCGTGCGAGGTGCGGAAACCATCGAAGAAGTGGATGAACGGCACGCGTGCTTCAAGTGTGGCCGCCTGTGCGATCAGGGCGAAGTCCATCACTTCCTGCACACTATTGGAGGCCAGCATGCCCCAGCCCGTCGAACGGGTGGACATGACGTCGCTGTGGTCACCGAAGATCGACAGCGCATTGTGGGCAAGAGCGCGGGCCGACACGTGGAACACGGTCGAGGTGAGTTCGCCGGCGATCTTGAACATGTTCGGGATCATCAGGAGCAGACCCTGCGACGCAGTGAAGGTCGTCGAGAGTGCGCCCGTCTGCAGCGCGCCATGCACGGCACCCGCTGCTCCACCTTCACTCTGCATTTCTGTGACCGACGGAACGGTTCCCCAGAGGTTCTTCCGGCCCTGGGAGGACCATTCATCAGCCCACTCGCCCATATTCGAGGAGGGGGTGATGGGATAGATGGCAATGACCTCGTTCAGCTTGTGCGCTACATAGGCTGCCGCTTCATTGCCGTCAATCGTGACCATTTGTCGTTTCATTGCTCTTCCTTGACAG
This genomic interval from Ignavibacteriota bacterium contains the following:
- a CDS encoding bifunctional homocysteine S-methyltransferase/methylenetetrahydrofolate reductase, producing the protein MKPFRERLHNEVIVFDGGVGTYLYEKGVYINTCFDELNLTNADLVAEIHKDYIQAGADVIETNTFGANRVKLAPHGLETRVYDINKKGAEIARKVAGDSTYVAGSIGPLGVQIEPIGKLSFGEVRDIFKEQIKGLLDGGVDLIVLETFSLVSELLQAVKAVRELNPTIPLMAQMTVNDDGVLLSGAPLESFIRETADCAIDIVGLNCSVGPKAMLDALEDLKAMTKLPISVQPNAGVPQNVGGRNIYMTSPEYIAEYAKRFIQTGATIVGGCCGTNPDHIRAIRRAVQALQPAKRMDKPTVEMKIVAPEAVKVVPQKEKSRLSNKIVKKQFVTLVELVSPKGVTPSAQVDRARKLHHFGIDAINIPDGPRASARMSALALAAILQREVGIETVLHFACRDRNVIGMQSDLLGAWALGLRNVLAITGDPPKLGNYPQATAVFDVDAIGLTNIITRLNHGLDLAGNPIGDPTGFSVGVGVNPGAINLDEEVRRLDWKIEAGAEYMITQPVFDLRILDNFIKRIGHVKIPLICGIWPLVSYRNAEFMNNEVPGASVPAEILDRMRKTTTKEEGFLEGVAIARETYQYVRSSVAGVQLSAPMGRIEGIFMMLE
- the nifJ gene encoding pyruvate:ferredoxin (flavodoxin) oxidoreductase is translated as MKRQMVTIDGNEAAAYVAHKLNEVIAIYPITPSSNMGEWADEWSSQGRKNLWGTVPSVTEMQSEGGAAGAVHGALQTGALSTTFTASQGLLLMIPNMFKIAGELTSTVFHVSARALAHNALSIFGDHSDVMSTRSTGWGMLASNSVQEVMDFALIAQAATLEARVPFIHFFDGFRTSHEVQKIEQLNDEDLRALISDDLVHAHRLRGLTPDNPVMRGTAQNPDVYFQGRESCNPYYDACPDIVQKAMDTFAKVVGRSYKLFDYVGSPTAERVVIIMGSGAETAQEAIEYLNAKGANLGLLKVHLFRPFSVKHFLGALPATVKAIAVLDRTKEPGSLGEPLYMDVLSALSEGLMEGTAPVKTMPRVIGGRYGLSSKEFTPAMVKAVFDELGKPKPKNHFTLGIIDDVTHSSLEYDANLSTEPDDVFRGLFYGLGADGTVGANKNSIKIIGEDTDFFAQGYFVYDSKKSGSTTTSHLRFGPRPIRSTYLITTAKFIACHQWFFLEKFDVLKTALPGATFLLNSMYGPDEVWQHLPRHIQEQMISKKIKFYVIDAYKVGTATGMGGRVNTIMQTCFFAISGVLPKDVAIEAIKKAIKKTYGKKGDQIVQQNYQAVDATIANLHEVKVPATASSTIVMPPVVPNTAPEFIKSVTAQIIAGFGDDLPVSKMPVDGTFPTGTTQWEKRNIALEIPVWDPVTCIQCNKCAMVCPHAAIRTKVYDAALLAKAPATYKGVDYKGPEYKGMKYTVQVAPEDCTGCELCVDVCPAKNKSEVKLKAINMAPQPAIRETEHANFNFFLNLPEADRTTVKVDSVKGAQFLEPLFEFSGACSGCGETPYVKLVSQLFGDRTIVANATGCSSIYGGNLPTTPWSKNKDGRGPAWSNSLFEDNAEFGLGMRLTVDKHQVMAQELLQGLAAQVGDDLAKGILDAKQTDEAGIKAQRDRVAVLKQKLAGINTPEAKSLTTLADTLVKRSIWIIGGDGWAYDIGFGGLDHVLASGKNVNILVLDTEVYSNTGGQMSKSTPRSAVAKFAAGGKPLPKKDLGRIAMTYGGVYVAQVAMGQNDLQTIRAFLEADAYEGPAIIIAYSHCIAHGIDMGRGMVNQKAAVESGHWPLYRFNPLTLAEGKNPLKLDSKPPKMRFDEYAYMETRYKMLTKSNPEEAKRLMAIADEDAKARWKWFEEAAREWETGAKTGSN
- a CDS encoding CoA-binding protein, which produces MSSKADVDAFFDSPAYAVVGVSADRKKFGNTVFRTMKEKGLTVYPVHPSHETVEGEKCYKDVQSLPAGVASVVTVVPPAITKLVVEDALARGMKHIWMQPGSNSTVAADAARKAGASVVDGECILMFLEPVGSVHKVHRFVNKVFGKMPK
- the pepF gene encoding oligoendopeptidase F, producing MSEAPLATERDRSKIPAAYTWDLSPVYPSIDAWRSAKDAFVARFPEIDAFRGTLGSSAARLRACLDLTSDIGKDFSRLYTFVSAQADIDTRDSGFLSLQQEIGQIGTDLGSRTAFIEPEILSLERALIERFFSEEPGLAIHRMAIDDVLRRKEHTGTEAEERIIAEAGLMAETPGAIYTVFSNADFPFADVTLGDGTTVKLDRAAFPLYRTLPSREDRKKVFEGYFGKMHDYRRTIGTQLYSEVKKNLFYQRARKYPSCLHSALHGNNIPVDVYHALIANVRSAFPVFHKYLDLRRRLVGVEHLHYYDLYAHVVPDVTLQYSFEEAQDAILASVAPLGGEYQKVAARAFTERWMDVFPSEGKIGGGYSNGAVYDVHPYILLNYNGRYDDVSTVTHELGHTMHSYLSNAAQPYATSRYSIFVAEVASTFNEALLLDHVLKNVTDRNVRLSLLMDYLDGIRATMFRQTKFAEFELRIHEQAEKGESLTGDSLNALYGELTRAYYGHDAGVCIVDPCVDAEWAGIPHFFYNFYVFQYATSLTASAALSEQVLSGDRAATRRYLELLSAGGSDYPIELLRKAGVDMTTSDPFSALIRKMERAMLEVEKLV
- a CDS encoding dihydroorotate dehydrogenase-like protein, whose translation is MDLSTSYLGLKLKNPLVPSASPLSRTIDGVKRMEDAGAAAIVMYSLFEEQIHHEAAELDHYLSYGTQSFAEALSYFPETGEYNLGPDEYIEHIRKAKEAVDIPIIGSLNGISTGGWIQYAKKIQEAGADALELNVYYIPTDPKLSGAAVEQRYLEVLKAVKSTVTIPVAMKLSPFFSSMAHMAAQLDAAGADGLVMFNRFYQPDLDIEQLEVVPNVTLSTSQAIRLPLRWVAVLYGRVKASLAATSGVHSAQDVVKLLMAGADVTQLCSSLLLHGPGRIAEILQELDRWLLEHEYTSVKQMRGSMSQKSVADPSAFERANYMKALNRFK
- a CDS encoding esterase family protein, producing MLVFGHAGTPVLVFPTAKGRYSEYEDRGMIGAIGELLHDGIVQVFCVDGIDTESWYNQALSPRERVLRHVAYERYVIEEILPLIRERNPLEKLTVTGCGFGAYHAVNFSLRHPDLVDMCIALSGIYNIRPLLDGHFDDDCYFNNPVEYLPRLTDPWFLNLYRTKVRFIIAAGESDIHLESSLQLSRLLDAKHVRHWLDIWGDHTQHDWRWWKMMIRKFLDE